A window of Lytechinus pictus isolate F3 Inbred chromosome 7, Lp3.0, whole genome shotgun sequence contains these coding sequences:
- the LOC129265168 gene encoding cholesterol 24-hydroxylase-like isoform X3: MGLFLVIVGYVLALLATLLGIGLVVLVVSILRTEHNYRDFPGPKRDSFLLGNILSIMGTKETLGQPFGILMYTLTLEHGPVFWMRIFSRAHIIASVPEVVKELLLNSRHIKPLRFYHHFQYMFGTRFMGTGLVSEINHDKWFHKRAIINPAFRRKYLMGMMEKFNSETENLCEHLVGKADGQTEVEMLDEFNNVTLDVIANVAFSMSTGAIGDPSCPFPTAFNACLRGQETTSDLLSFTIQQLGRNPEVAKKLQAEVDEVLGQKSYIEYEDLAKLEYMMMVFKETLRLYPPVIGTSRVTAHPIKYKDLTIPAGVEVSVLSSVMARMEEYFDDPLLFNPDRFKPREDDKLPRHIYAFFPFSIGQRSCIGQQFALIEARVILGKLLQRFEFHFNQSQRTVMLDELTMKPLDKCKNYLTLRA, translated from the exons ATGGGACTGTTTCTCGTGATTGTTGGGTATGTGTTGGCGTTGCTTGCTACGTTGCTTGGAATTGGACTGGTTGTTTTAGTGGTTTCTATTCTTCGAACAGAGCACAATTATCGTGACTTCCCAGGACCGAAGAGAGATAG ttTTTTGCTTGGGAACATATTAAGCATCATGGGTACAAAGGAGACATTGGGTCAGCCATTCGGGATTTTAATGTACACGCT AACTCTTGAACATGGACCTGTATTCTGGATGCGTATTTTTTCCCGAGCTCACATTATCGCTTCTGTTCCTGAAGTTGTGAAG GAATTGCTTCTGAATAGCCGTCATATAAAGCCGCTGAGATTCTATCATCATTTTCAGTACATGTTTGGGACTCGTTTCATGGGCACAGGTCTGGTGTCAGAAATCAACCACGATAAATGGTTTCATAAGCGTGCCATTATTAATCCTGCATTCAGGCGAAA ATATTTAATGGGTATGATGGAGAAATTCAACTCTGAGACTGAAAACCTTTGTGAGCATCTCGTTGGTAAAGCTGACGGACAGACAGAAGTAGAAATGCTTGACGAATTCAACAATGTCACTCTGGACGTCATCGCAAAC GTAGCATTCAGTATGTCAACAGGGGCAATAGGAGACCCAAGTTGCCCCTTTCCAACTGCTTTCAATGCGTGTTTGAGAG GTCAAGAAACGACGAGCGACTTGCTTTCATTTACCATCCAACAGCTTGGTAGAAATCCAGAAGTAGCTAAGAA ACTTCAGGCAGAAGTCGACGAAGTTTTAGGTCAGAAATCTTACATCGAGTACGAAGATTTGGCTAAACTCGAATACATGATGATG GTTTTCAAAGAGACGCTGAGACTCTATCCCCCTGTTATAGGGACTTCTCGTGTCACTGCGCATCCGATCAAGTATAAAGATCTTACTATTCCTGCTGGTGTTGAGGTGTCC GTTCTCAGTTCAGTTATGGCGAGGATGGAAGAATATTTCGATGATCCACTCCTGTTTAATCCTGATCGCTTCAAACCAAGAGAAGATGATAAACT ACCAAGGCACATCTATGCATTCTTTCCCTTTTCAATTGGACAACGATCTTGCATCGGCCAGCAATTTGCCCTG ATTGAAGCAAGAGTAATCCTGGGTAAACTGCTTCAGCGGTTTGAGTTTCATTTTAACCAGTCTCAGCGCACTGTCATGCTTGATGAACTCACCATGAAACCATTGGATAAATGCAAGAATTACTTGACACTCAGGGCTTGA
- the LOC129265168 gene encoding cholesterol 24-hydroxylase-like isoform X2, which produces MGLFILALIFAFFGPSFLLGNILSIMGTKETLGQPFGILMYTLTLEHGPVFWMRIFSRAHIIASVPEVVKELLLNSRHIKPLRFYHHFQYMFGTRFMGTGLVSEINHDKWFHKRAIINPAFRRKYLMGMMEKFNSETENLCEHLVGKADGQTEVEMLDEFNNVTLDVIANVAFSMSTGAIGDPSCPFPTAFNACLRGMQTMIEQPFHMYDPRSKTRKVRNESREAVNFVRETGRQHIKERIAARQRGDHVPHDILNVILDCANDLVDDKDFTMENMVDEFTTIFAAGQETTSDLLSFTIQQLGRNPEVAKKLQAEVDEVLGQKSYIEYEDLAKLEYMMMVFKETLRLYPPVIGTSRVTAHPIKYKDLTIPAGVEVSVLSSVMARMEEYFDDPLLFNPDRFKPREDDKLPRHIYAFFPFSIGQRSCIGQQFALIEARVILGKLLQRFEFHFNQSQRTVMLDELTMKPLDKCKNYLTLRA; this is translated from the exons ATGGGACTTTTTATACTTGCTTTGATATTTGCTTTCTTTGGTCCCAG ttTTTTGCTTGGGAACATATTAAGCATCATGGGTACAAAGGAGACATTGGGTCAGCCATTCGGGATTTTAATGTACACGCT AACTCTTGAACATGGACCTGTATTCTGGATGCGTATTTTTTCCCGAGCTCACATTATCGCTTCTGTTCCTGAAGTTGTGAAG GAATTGCTTCTGAATAGCCGTCATATAAAGCCGCTGAGATTCTATCATCATTTTCAGTACATGTTTGGGACTCGTTTCATGGGCACAGGTCTGGTGTCAGAAATCAACCACGATAAATGGTTTCATAAGCGTGCCATTATTAATCCTGCATTCAGGCGAAA ATATTTAATGGGTATGATGGAGAAATTCAACTCTGAGACTGAAAACCTTTGTGAGCATCTCGTTGGTAAAGCTGACGGACAGACAGAAGTAGAAATGCTTGACGAATTCAACAATGTCACTCTGGACGTCATCGCAAAC GTAGCATTCAGTATGTCAACAGGGGCAATAGGAGACCCAAGTTGCCCCTTTCCAACTGCTTTCAATGCGTGTTTGAGAGGTATGCAAACTATGATAGAACAACCATTTCATATG TATGACCCACGAAGCAAGACCAGGAAAGTACGGAACGAATCGCGAGAGGCGGTGAATTTCGTTCGAGAGACTGGTCGACAGCATATCAAAGAACGAATTGCAGCTCGTCAAAGAGGTGATCATGTACCTCATGATATACTCAATGTGATACTCGATTGCGCCAACGATCTAGTGGATGACAAAGACTTTACGATGGAGAATATGGTTGATGAATTTACTACAATCTTCGCAGCAG GTCAAGAAACGACGAGCGACTTGCTTTCATTTACCATCCAACAGCTTGGTAGAAATCCAGAAGTAGCTAAGAA ACTTCAGGCAGAAGTCGACGAAGTTTTAGGTCAGAAATCTTACATCGAGTACGAAGATTTGGCTAAACTCGAATACATGATGATG GTTTTCAAAGAGACGCTGAGACTCTATCCCCCTGTTATAGGGACTTCTCGTGTCACTGCGCATCCGATCAAGTATAAAGATCTTACTATTCCTGCTGGTGTTGAGGTGTCC GTTCTCAGTTCAGTTATGGCGAGGATGGAAGAATATTTCGATGATCCACTCCTGTTTAATCCTGATCGCTTCAAACCAAGAGAAGATGATAAACT ACCAAGGCACATCTATGCATTCTTTCCCTTTTCAATTGGACAACGATCTTGCATCGGCCAGCAATTTGCCCTG ATTGAAGCAAGAGTAATCCTGGGTAAACTGCTTCAGCGGTTTGAGTTTCATTTTAACCAGTCTCAGCGCACTGTCATGCTTGATGAACTCACCATGAAACCATTGGATAAATGCAAGAATTACTTGACACTCAGGGCTTGA
- the LOC129265168 gene encoding cholesterol 24-hydroxylase-like isoform X1 produces MGLFLVIVGYVLALLATLLGIGLVVLVVSILRTEHNYRDFPGPKRDSFLLGNILSIMGTKETLGQPFGILMYTLTLEHGPVFWMRIFSRAHIIASVPEVVKELLLNSRHIKPLRFYHHFQYMFGTRFMGTGLVSEINHDKWFHKRAIINPAFRRKYLMGMMEKFNSETENLCEHLVGKADGQTEVEMLDEFNNVTLDVIANVAFSMSTGAIGDPSCPFPTAFNACLRGMQTMIEQPFHMYDPRSKTRKVRNESREAVNFVRETGRQHIKERIAARQRGDHVPHDILNVILDCANDLVDDKDFTMENMVDEFTTIFAAGQETTSDLLSFTIQQLGRNPEVAKKLQAEVDEVLGQKSYIEYEDLAKLEYMMMVFKETLRLYPPVIGTSRVTAHPIKYKDLTIPAGVEVSVLSSVMARMEEYFDDPLLFNPDRFKPREDDKLPRHIYAFFPFSIGQRSCIGQQFALIEARVILGKLLQRFEFHFNQSQRTVMLDELTMKPLDKCKNYLTLRA; encoded by the exons ATGGGACTGTTTCTCGTGATTGTTGGGTATGTGTTGGCGTTGCTTGCTACGTTGCTTGGAATTGGACTGGTTGTTTTAGTGGTTTCTATTCTTCGAACAGAGCACAATTATCGTGACTTCCCAGGACCGAAGAGAGATAG ttTTTTGCTTGGGAACATATTAAGCATCATGGGTACAAAGGAGACATTGGGTCAGCCATTCGGGATTTTAATGTACACGCT AACTCTTGAACATGGACCTGTATTCTGGATGCGTATTTTTTCCCGAGCTCACATTATCGCTTCTGTTCCTGAAGTTGTGAAG GAATTGCTTCTGAATAGCCGTCATATAAAGCCGCTGAGATTCTATCATCATTTTCAGTACATGTTTGGGACTCGTTTCATGGGCACAGGTCTGGTGTCAGAAATCAACCACGATAAATGGTTTCATAAGCGTGCCATTATTAATCCTGCATTCAGGCGAAA ATATTTAATGGGTATGATGGAGAAATTCAACTCTGAGACTGAAAACCTTTGTGAGCATCTCGTTGGTAAAGCTGACGGACAGACAGAAGTAGAAATGCTTGACGAATTCAACAATGTCACTCTGGACGTCATCGCAAAC GTAGCATTCAGTATGTCAACAGGGGCAATAGGAGACCCAAGTTGCCCCTTTCCAACTGCTTTCAATGCGTGTTTGAGAGGTATGCAAACTATGATAGAACAACCATTTCATATG TATGACCCACGAAGCAAGACCAGGAAAGTACGGAACGAATCGCGAGAGGCGGTGAATTTCGTTCGAGAGACTGGTCGACAGCATATCAAAGAACGAATTGCAGCTCGTCAAAGAGGTGATCATGTACCTCATGATATACTCAATGTGATACTCGATTGCGCCAACGATCTAGTGGATGACAAAGACTTTACGATGGAGAATATGGTTGATGAATTTACTACAATCTTCGCAGCAG GTCAAGAAACGACGAGCGACTTGCTTTCATTTACCATCCAACAGCTTGGTAGAAATCCAGAAGTAGCTAAGAA ACTTCAGGCAGAAGTCGACGAAGTTTTAGGTCAGAAATCTTACATCGAGTACGAAGATTTGGCTAAACTCGAATACATGATGATG GTTTTCAAAGAGACGCTGAGACTCTATCCCCCTGTTATAGGGACTTCTCGTGTCACTGCGCATCCGATCAAGTATAAAGATCTTACTATTCCTGCTGGTGTTGAGGTGTCC GTTCTCAGTTCAGTTATGGCGAGGATGGAAGAATATTTCGATGATCCACTCCTGTTTAATCCTGATCGCTTCAAACCAAGAGAAGATGATAAACT ACCAAGGCACATCTATGCATTCTTTCCCTTTTCAATTGGACAACGATCTTGCATCGGCCAGCAATTTGCCCTG ATTGAAGCAAGAGTAATCCTGGGTAAACTGCTTCAGCGGTTTGAGTTTCATTTTAACCAGTCTCAGCGCACTGTCATGCTTGATGAACTCACCATGAAACCATTGGATAAATGCAAGAATTACTTGACACTCAGGGCTTGA